One genomic region from Deltaproteobacteria bacterium encodes:
- a CDS encoding cytochrome ubiquinol oxidase subunit I, whose product MSALLLARIQFAFTIGFHFLFPAMTLGTALIILISETMYLVKKDEIYKKVTDLLAKLLGLIFVVGAATGITMEFSFGTNWSGYSRAVGDIFGPILAAEGVIAFFLESVFIGVLVFGRNKVSAKVYWVAALLVFLGGHLSAFWIVVANSWMQTPAGHAINEAGKIVLTSFTDAVFNPSTIIRFCHTVVASWMTCAIMIAGIAGYYVRKGLHGQTAKTMLKIGIILFAITPILQLATGHIHAVEVINRQPEKAAAMEGHFETARGVPLYIVGFVDEQNEKTYGIYVPKGLSLLYNFDWNSEIKGLKDFPKEDWPPVNFVFQAYHIMVGIGMLAIALGLLGVYLLWTKKIYENKLYLFMLPFLIPLPHIAHETGWIAAEVGRQPWIIYKLMKTAKAASVIVTSGEIAFSLIMFFLIYLLLAIIFIMLFVKIVKKGP is encoded by the coding sequence ATAGGCTTTCATTTTCTTTTTCCTGCCATGACATTGGGTACCGCCCTGATCATCCTCATATCCGAAACCATGTATCTTGTCAAAAAAGATGAAATTTATAAAAAGGTAACTGATCTTCTCGCCAAACTGCTCGGGCTGATTTTTGTAGTAGGAGCGGCAACCGGCATCACTATGGAATTTTCTTTTGGTACTAACTGGTCGGGATATTCAAGGGCGGTAGGAGATATCTTCGGGCCAATACTTGCAGCCGAAGGCGTGATCGCTTTTTTTCTAGAATCAGTATTCATCGGTGTGCTAGTTTTTGGCAGAAACAAGGTATCCGCGAAAGTTTACTGGGTAGCGGCGCTTCTGGTATTTTTAGGTGGCCACCTTTCCGCTTTCTGGATAGTAGTCGCCAATTCATGGATGCAGACTCCCGCGGGCCACGCAATAAATGAAGCGGGCAAAATAGTCCTGACCAGTTTTACCGATGCTGTTTTTAATCCATCAACAATCATCAGGTTTTGTCATACGGTTGTGGCTTCGTGGATGACCTGCGCGATCATGATCGCGGGAATTGCCGGATACTATGTAAGAAAAGGATTGCATGGCCAGACGGCCAAAACAATGCTGAAAATTGGCATAATTCTTTTTGCCATCACACCGATATTGCAACTGGCAACAGGACATATTCATGCAGTGGAAGTCATCAACAGGCAGCCGGAAAAAGCGGCAGCTATGGAGGGTCATTTTGAGACTGCCAGAGGTGTACCTCTTTATATTGTGGGGTTTGTTGATGAGCAAAACGAAAAAACATATGGAATTTACGTTCCCAAAGGTTTGAGCTTATTATACAACTTTGACTGGAACTCGGAAATAAAAGGATTGAAAGATTTCCCCAAAGAAGATTGGCCACCTGTTAATTTTGTGTTTCAAGCCTACCATATAATGGTGGGGATAGGCATGCTTGCCATTGCCTTGGGATTACTTGGCGTGTATCTGCTTTGGACTAAAAAAATCTATGAGAATAAATTATATCTTTTCATGCTGCCCTTTCTGATACCGCTACCGCATATCGCTCATGAGACAGGATGGATCGCGGCGGAAGTAGGCCGGCAGCCGTGGATAATCTATAAACTGATGAAGACCGCTAAGGCCGCATCGGTTATCGTAACATCGGGTGAAATAGCTTTCAGCCTGATTATGTTTTTCCTGATTTATCTGCTCTTGGCGATAATATTTATCATGCTGTTTGTAAAAATTGTTAAAAAAGGTCCGTAA
- the cydB gene encoding cytochrome d ubiquinol oxidase subunit II, which translates to MDTIQNYQMLWFVLVLILFIGYSLLDGFDLGVGALLPFLGKTKEETDILINSIGPVWDGNEVWLITGGGALFAAFPQAYATAFSGFYLAMMLVLFALIFRAVSMEFRAGDEGRALLWEKAFTFGSGLAALLFGVALGNVVYGVPLDNKMEFTGSFFTLLRPVPLFFGITGLAAILLQGASYAVMRTEGELQKRSFRAVSILVWVNLITAIAYFVTLALTFQWLTSNWLFYVAMLFTLLGLAGIFFSIKKENDSAPFWESSFSFIGLWLAVAMVHFPNLIKASNDQNLSITIFNSSTGLQTLKVMSAIALIGMPIVIGYTIFVYRIFKGKAKLSDHY; encoded by the coding sequence ATGGATACTATACAGAACTATCAAATGCTCTGGTTCGTTCTAGTTTTGATACTGTTTATCGGCTACTCCCTTTTAGATGGATTTGATCTGGGCGTGGGAGCGCTCCTGCCTTTTCTCGGTAAGACCAAAGAGGAAACGGATATACTGATCAATTCTATCGGACCTGTCTGGGATGGCAATGAAGTCTGGCTGATCACCGGCGGTGGCGCGCTATTTGCGGCCTTCCCCCAAGCTTATGCCACGGCCTTTTCCGGCTTTTATCTGGCGATGATGCTTGTTTTATTCGCCCTGATTTTTCGGGCTGTCTCGATGGAATTTCGCGCAGGTGACGAGGGGCGAGCCTTGCTCTGGGAGAAAGCCTTTACTTTCGGCAGTGGCCTTGCCGCTCTTTTATTTGGCGTAGCGCTGGGGAATGTTGTTTATGGAGTGCCGCTGGATAATAAAATGGAATTTACCGGAAGCTTTTTCACCCTGTTAAGACCAGTTCCGCTATTCTTTGGCATCACCGGGCTTGCCGCTATTCTCCTGCAGGGAGCGTCTTACGCAGTGATGAGAACCGAAGGCGAATTGCAGAAGCGGTCTTTTCGCGCAGTTAGCATTTTGGTCTGGGTTAATCTCATCACCGCAATTGCTTATTTTGTGACCCTGGCCTTAACTTTTCAGTGGCTTACGTCAAATTGGTTATTCTATGTGGCGATGCTCTTTACGTTGCTAGGGCTTGCGGGAATTTTCTTCTCTATCAAAAAAGAAAATGACTCCGCCCCGTTTTGGGAATCGTCATTTTCTTTTATCGGGCTGTGGCTTGCGGTTGCTATGGTTCATTTCCCCAATTTGATCAAAGCAAGCAACGATCAAAATTTAAGCATAACGATTTTTAACAGTTCCACCGGTTTGCAAACACTAAAGGTCATGAGCGCTATTGCCCTAATCGGTATGCCGATTGTCATTGGTTATACCATCTTTGTTTACCGGATTTTTAAGGGGAAGGCTAAATTATCTGACCATTATTGA
- a CDS encoding alpha/beta fold hydrolase, with protein MKAERLRHFSLLTALFALLVFVSPLFAQEITVTPRYFHIKDFRFQSGEVLPDMVVEYATIGTKKVDNTGTIINALVWCHGWSGKAAQIKEAKGVVGPGKMFDTNQYFIILPTAIGSPGSSSPSTSKLGPKFPKYTVGDMVKAQYILVTEHLKIKHLKGVVGPSMGGFQTLEWAVSYPDFMDFVIPIATSYENKGRVLGIFTLMSNAIKTDPAYQDGNYKEQPVTGLRNGFMGNFLWYFSDMFYKEKYPTTEAFLKTLDGAGQAGTRSDANDVVWRNDSMRTYDTKDRISNIKARALVIGINQDELFPPPDIIALSKTINGAQMFMYDSLFGHVGCAYDLINADKPIRAFMK; from the coding sequence GTGAAAGCAGAAAGGCTACGTCATTTTTCCCTACTAACCGCACTTTTCGCGCTTCTGGTGTTTGTTTCTCCCCTCTTCGCACAGGAAATTACCGTTACCCCGCGGTACTTCCACATCAAAGATTTCAGATTCCAATCAGGTGAAGTGCTGCCTGATATGGTAGTTGAATATGCAACCATTGGAACCAAGAAGGTGGACAACACCGGTACCATTATAAACGCTCTTGTCTGGTGCCATGGATGGAGTGGGAAGGCTGCTCAGATCAAGGAAGCGAAAGGAGTCGTCGGACCGGGTAAAATGTTCGACACCAACCAGTATTTTATCATCCTGCCCACAGCTATTGGGTCACCGGGATCCTCATCTCCTTCCACGTCGAAGCTCGGACCGAAGTTTCCAAAATATACCGTAGGGGACATGGTCAAGGCCCAGTACATCCTTGTGACCGAACATTTGAAGATCAAACACCTTAAAGGGGTGGTGGGACCCTCAATGGGGGGATTCCAGACGCTGGAGTGGGCCGTATCATACCCTGATTTCATGGATTTTGTCATACCCATCGCGACGAGTTATGAAAATAAGGGCCGAGTGCTCGGGATATTTACATTGATGAGCAACGCCATAAAAACGGACCCTGCTTATCAGGACGGCAACTACAAGGAACAACCCGTGACCGGCCTGAGAAATGGGTTCATGGGGAATTTCCTCTGGTATTTTTCTGACATGTTCTATAAGGAGAAGTATCCCACAACGGAGGCCTTCCTCAAGACTCTGGATGGTGCCGGGCAGGCGGGCACCAGGTCGGACGCAAACGACGTTGTCTGGCGTAATGACAGCATGAGAACGTACGACACAAAAGATCGCATATCGAATATCAAGGCACGGGCTCTCGTTATCGGCATTAACCAGGATGAGCTTTTCCCGCCCCCCGACATAATTGCCCTTTCGAAGACAATAAATGGGGCGCAGATGTTTATGTACGATTCACTATTCGGACACGTAGGGTGTGCCTATGATCTGATCAATGCGGACAAGCCGATCCGGGCTTTCATGAAATAA